One Amycolatopsis sp. NBC_00355 genomic window carries:
- the opcA gene encoding glucose-6-phosphate dehydrogenase assembly protein OpcA, producing the protein MIIDLPSTTTSALNKKLVEIREQGGQVALGRVLTLVIVADDDSHLEAAIEAANGASREHPSRVIVVAKGARTASPRIDGQIRVGGDAGASEVIVLRLYGPLASQGQSAVVPLLLPDAPIVCWWPGAGPKDPDKDPLGELAQRRITDSAAEKSPVKALTTRAKAYAAGDTDLAWTRLTHWRAQLVSALDLPPYEKITAATVTGEAESPSTELLAAWLAEYLKVPVKRVKSSGAAGIISVTLERRSGAVELHRPDGRVGTLTQPGQPTRRIALQRRSTQDCLVEELRRLDPDEVYEAALHGLGKITSGTNGKTGAPAKPDVTSPAAAGAAAAPASSDAAPAAASGKPAKAKAGANGKKSTS; encoded by the coding sequence GTGATCATCGACCTGCCGTCCACCACGACTTCGGCGCTCAACAAGAAGCTGGTGGAGATCCGCGAACAGGGCGGGCAAGTCGCGCTCGGCCGGGTGCTGACGCTGGTCATCGTGGCCGACGACGACAGCCACCTCGAAGCGGCGATCGAAGCGGCCAACGGCGCGAGCCGCGAGCACCCGTCGCGGGTGATCGTGGTCGCCAAGGGCGCGCGCACCGCGTCACCGCGCATCGACGGCCAGATCCGCGTCGGCGGCGACGCCGGCGCGAGCGAGGTCATCGTGCTGCGGCTCTACGGCCCGCTGGCCTCCCAAGGCCAGAGCGCGGTCGTCCCGCTGCTGCTGCCGGACGCGCCGATCGTCTGCTGGTGGCCCGGCGCCGGCCCGAAGGACCCGGACAAGGACCCGCTCGGCGAGCTGGCCCAGCGCCGGATCACCGACTCGGCCGCGGAGAAGAGCCCCGTCAAGGCGCTCACCACGCGGGCGAAGGCGTACGCCGCCGGCGACACCGACCTGGCCTGGACGCGGCTGACGCACTGGCGCGCCCAGCTCGTCTCGGCGCTGGACCTGCCGCCGTACGAGAAGATCACCGCCGCGACGGTGACCGGCGAGGCCGAGTCGCCCTCGACCGAGCTGCTGGCCGCGTGGCTGGCCGAGTACCTGAAGGTGCCGGTCAAGCGCGTCAAGAGCTCGGGCGCGGCCGGGATCATCTCGGTGACCCTGGAGCGGCGTTCGGGCGCGGTGGAGCTGCACCGGCCCGACGGGCGCGTCGGCACGCTGACCCAGCCGGGCCAGCCGACCCGGCGGATCGCCCTGCAGCGGCGCAGCACGCAGGACTGCCTGGTCGAGGAGCTGCGACGGCTCGACCCGGACGAGGTCTACGAGGCGGCGCTGCACGGCCTGGGCAAGATCACGTCCGGCACGAACGGCAAGACGGGCGCGCCGGCCAAGCCGGACGTCACGTCCCCGGCCGCGGCGGGCGCTGCCGCCGCTCCTGCCTCTTCGGACGCCGCTCCTGCTGCGGCTTCCGGTAAGCCGGCGAAGGCCAAGGCGGGTGCCAACGGCAAGAAGAGCACTTCATGA
- a CDS encoding TetR/AcrR family transcriptional regulator → MTEVIGRRERKKAQTRKALADAALELFLERGFDQVGVKEVADAADVSVTTLFKHFPSKEALVFDQEADIEAALVNAVRGRPPRHTIVDALRKHILVDVAASPGDAFIRLTESTPALREYGRRMWMRHETALARAIAEESGAPENDVACAALARFALASRELIAGHENPQRAAEEIFARLERGWRTE, encoded by the coding sequence ATGACGGAAGTGATCGGGCGCCGTGAGCGCAAGAAGGCGCAGACCCGCAAGGCGCTGGCCGACGCCGCGCTCGAACTGTTCCTCGAGCGCGGCTTCGACCAGGTCGGGGTGAAGGAGGTCGCGGACGCCGCCGACGTCTCCGTGACGACGCTCTTCAAGCACTTCCCCAGCAAGGAAGCCTTGGTGTTCGACCAGGAGGCCGACATCGAGGCGGCGCTGGTCAACGCGGTCCGCGGCCGGCCGCCGCGGCACACGATCGTGGACGCGCTGCGCAAGCACATCCTGGTCGACGTCGCAGCCTCCCCGGGTGACGCGTTCATCAGGCTCACGGAGAGCACCCCGGCCCTGCGCGAGTACGGCAGGCGAATGTGGATGCGCCACGAGACGGCGCTGGCCCGCGCGATCGCGGAGGAGTCGGGCGCCCCGGAGAACGACGTGGCGTGCGCGGCGCTGGCCCGCTTCGCGCTGGCGTCGCGGGAACTGATCGCGGGCCACGAGAACCCCCAGCGGGCGGCGGAGGAGATCTTCGCCCGCCTGGAGCGCGGCTGGCGCACGGAGTAA
- a CDS encoding glucose-6-phosphate isomerase, giving the protein MTTGEKTGVEIVDAELAERAAPLADRLVADQAASKLAAKDATLWGPDAESEASIRLSWTTLHKSSRPLIGEIEALRTELRSEGVDRVVLAGMGGSSLAPEVITGTDDVALTVLDTTDPGQVADALAGDLERTVIVVSSKSGGTVETDSHRRIFAKAFTDAGIDAGRRIVVVTDPGSPFQELSEKEGYRKTFLADPHVGGRYSALTAFGLVPAGLAGADVARLLDQAASVAEELASDSVDNPGVKLAAAWAAAHEAGAEKVVLADSGSGIKGFPDWAEQLIAESTGKQGTGLLPVAVEGTEAPGFADAKADATAVAIGAPKGAAKIAVTGSLGAQLLLWEFATALAGRLLGINPFDQPDVEAAKKATRALLDDPEKLKGGETASTVDGPVEIFGSEGVSTDGKLVDVLRAFFGSAPEAGYIAVQAYLDRLDDASTQLLRGEIAKSTGLQTTFGWGPRFLHSTGQYHKGGHQNGVFLQLTGAVERDLDVPDRPYTLGQLQHAQALGDGQVLAEHGRPVLRLHLTDRAAGLAAVVRAVQEVVVQEGEA; this is encoded by the coding sequence ATGACGACAGGGGAAAAGACCGGCGTCGAGATCGTGGACGCCGAACTGGCGGAGCGCGCCGCGCCGCTGGCCGACCGGCTGGTCGCCGACCAGGCCGCGTCGAAGCTGGCCGCGAAGGACGCCACGCTCTGGGGGCCGGACGCCGAATCCGAGGCGTCGATCCGGCTGTCCTGGACGACGCTGCACAAGTCGTCCCGGCCGCTGATCGGCGAGATCGAGGCCCTGCGGACCGAACTGCGGTCCGAGGGTGTCGACCGGGTGGTGCTCGCCGGCATGGGCGGCTCGTCGCTGGCGCCGGAGGTCATTACCGGCACCGACGACGTCGCGCTGACCGTGCTCGACACCACCGACCCGGGTCAGGTCGCCGACGCGCTCGCCGGCGACCTCGAGCGCACGGTGATCGTCGTGTCGTCGAAGTCGGGCGGCACCGTCGAGACCGACAGCCACCGGCGGATCTTCGCGAAGGCCTTCACCGACGCGGGCATCGACGCCGGCCGGCGGATCGTGGTCGTCACCGACCCGGGCTCGCCGTTCCAGGAACTGTCCGAAAAGGAGGGTTACCGCAAGACCTTCCTCGCCGACCCGCACGTCGGCGGCCGCTACTCCGCGCTGACGGCGTTCGGGCTCGTCCCGGCCGGCCTCGCCGGCGCGGACGTCGCCCGCCTGCTCGACCAGGCCGCTTCGGTCGCCGAAGAGCTCGCGTCGGACTCGGTGGACAACCCGGGGGTCAAGCTGGCCGCCGCGTGGGCCGCCGCGCACGAAGCCGGCGCCGAGAAGGTCGTGCTGGCCGACTCCGGTTCCGGCATCAAGGGTTTCCCGGACTGGGCCGAGCAGCTGATCGCGGAGTCCACCGGCAAGCAGGGCACCGGGTTGCTGCCGGTCGCGGTCGAAGGCACCGAAGCGCCCGGCTTCGCCGACGCGAAGGCCGACGCCACCGCCGTCGCCATCGGCGCCCCGAAGGGCGCGGCGAAGATCGCCGTTACCGGCTCGCTCGGCGCGCAGCTGCTGCTCTGGGAGTTCGCCACGGCACTGGCCGGGCGGCTGCTCGGGATCAACCCGTTCGACCAGCCCGACGTGGAAGCGGCCAAGAAGGCGACCCGCGCGCTGCTGGACGACCCGGAGAAGCTCAAGGGCGGCGAGACGGCGTCCACTGTGGACGGACCGGTCGAGATCTTCGGCAGCGAAGGCGTTTCGACGGACGGGAAGCTCGTGGACGTGCTCCGCGCGTTCTTCGGCTCCGCACCGGAAGCCGGCTACATCGCCGTGCAGGCCTACCTGGACCGTCTCGACGACGCGTCGACGCAGCTGCTGCGCGGCGAGATCGCGAAGAGCACCGGGCTGCAGACGACGTTCGGCTGGGGCCCGCGGTTCCTGCACTCCACCGGGCAGTACCACAAGGGCGGCCACCAGAACGGCGTGTTCCTGCAGCTCACCGGAGCGGTGGAGCGGGACCTCGACGTGCCTGACCGGCCGTACACGCTGGGGCAGCTGCAGCACGCCCAGGCGCTGGGCGACGGCCAGGTGCTCGCCGAGCACGGCCGCCCGGTGCTGCGCCTGCACCTGACCGACCGCGCCGCGGGTCTCGCGGCCGTCGTCCGCGCGGTTCAGGAGGTCGTTGTGCAGGAGGGTGAAGCATGA
- the pgl gene encoding 6-phosphogluconolactonase — MSKTEVVVFANQDLLAAATAARLITRLVDVQAAKGSASLVLTGGGTGIAVLSELRASSARDAIDWSRLDIYWGDERFVPADSDERNEKQAREALLDHVPLDPKRVHAVAASDGEFGDDPDAAALAYAEVLAANAGPDDHGDVPSFDIMLLGLGGEGHTASVFPESPAVYEKERSVVAVRNCPKPPPTRVSLTLPAIRRAQDVWLMTAGEAKADAVALALSGAGEVQLPVAGARGHRRTLWLLDRTAASKLTKVHQPPTA; from the coding sequence ATGAGCAAGACCGAGGTCGTTGTCTTCGCGAACCAGGACCTGCTGGCCGCCGCGACGGCGGCCCGGCTGATCACGCGGCTGGTGGACGTCCAGGCGGCCAAGGGTTCGGCGTCGCTCGTGCTCACCGGCGGCGGCACCGGCATCGCGGTGCTGTCCGAGCTGCGCGCGTCGTCGGCCCGGGACGCGATCGACTGGTCGCGCCTGGACATCTACTGGGGTGACGAGCGGTTCGTCCCGGCCGATTCGGACGAGCGGAACGAGAAGCAGGCCCGCGAGGCCCTGCTGGACCACGTCCCGCTCGACCCGAAGCGAGTCCACGCGGTAGCGGCCTCGGACGGCGAGTTCGGCGACGACCCGGACGCCGCAGCTCTGGCGTACGCCGAGGTCCTGGCCGCGAACGCGGGCCCGGACGACCACGGCGACGTCCCGTCGTTCGACATCATGCTGCTCGGCCTGGGCGGCGAAGGGCACACAGCGTCGGTGTTCCCGGAATCCCCGGCGGTGTACGAGAAGGAGCGTTCGGTGGTGGCGGTGCGCAACTGCCCCAAACCACCCCCGACGCGCGTTTCGCTGACACTGCCGGCCATCCGCCGGGCCCAGGACGTCTGGCTGATGACGGCGGGCGAGGCCAAGGCCGACGCGGTGGCGCTGGCGCTGTCGGGAGCGGGCGAAGTCCAGCTCCCGGTAGCGGGGGCCCGAGGACACCGACGGACGCTCTGGCTCCTCGACCGCACGGCGGCGAGCAAGCTCACGAAGGTGCACCAACCGCCGACGGCTTGA
- the zwf gene encoding glucose-6-phosphate dehydrogenase yields the protein MTWSNPLRDERDKRLPRIAGPSSLVIFGVTGDLARKKLMPAIYDLANRGLLPAGFSLVGFARRDWEHQDFGELVHDSVKAHARTPFKESVWNRLAEGIRFVQGTFDDDDAFDRLAQTVQDLDKERGTGGNTAFYLSIPPGAFPVVTKQLARSGLANADENTWRRVVIEKPFGHDLKSAEELNAIVNDVFPEESVFRIDHYLGKETVQNILALRFANQLFEPIWNANYVDHVQITMAEDIGLGGRAGYYDGIGAARDVIQNHLLQLLAFTAMEEPLSFEPRALRAEKIKVLSGTSAIGPLSKTTARGQYAGGWQGGTKVPGLLQEEGFAKDSKTETYAAVTLEVQSRRWAGVPFYLRTGKRLGRRVTEIAVVFKRAPHLPFDSTSTEELGQNALVIRVQPDEGITLRFGSKVPGTTMEVRDVTMDFGYGHAFTESSPEAYERLILDVLLGEPSLFPVNEEVELSWKILDPVLEHWAKEGSPEQYPPGTWGPPSADEMLERTGRKWRRP from the coding sequence ATGACCTGGAGCAACCCGCTGCGCGACGAGCGGGACAAGCGGCTGCCGCGCATCGCCGGGCCGTCCAGCCTGGTGATCTTCGGGGTCACCGGCGACCTGGCGCGCAAGAAGCTGATGCCCGCCATCTACGACCTGGCCAACCGCGGGCTGCTGCCCGCCGGCTTCTCGCTCGTCGGGTTCGCCCGCCGCGACTGGGAGCACCAGGACTTCGGCGAGCTCGTGCACGACTCGGTCAAGGCGCACGCGCGCACGCCGTTCAAGGAGTCGGTCTGGAACCGGCTCGCCGAAGGCATCCGGTTCGTGCAGGGCACGTTCGACGACGACGACGCCTTCGACCGGCTCGCGCAGACGGTCCAGGACCTCGACAAGGAACGCGGCACCGGCGGCAACACGGCGTTCTACCTGTCGATCCCGCCCGGCGCGTTCCCGGTGGTGACCAAGCAGCTGGCCCGTTCCGGGCTGGCCAACGCGGACGAGAACACCTGGCGCCGCGTCGTCATCGAGAAGCCGTTCGGCCACGACCTGAAGAGCGCCGAAGAGCTCAACGCGATCGTCAACGACGTCTTCCCCGAGGAGTCGGTGTTCCGCATCGACCACTACCTCGGCAAGGAGACGGTGCAGAACATCCTGGCGCTGCGCTTCGCGAACCAGCTGTTCGAGCCGATCTGGAACGCCAACTACGTCGACCACGTGCAGATCACCATGGCCGAGGACATCGGCCTCGGCGGCCGCGCGGGGTATTACGACGGCATCGGCGCCGCGCGCGACGTCATCCAGAACCACCTGCTGCAGCTGCTCGCCTTCACCGCGATGGAGGAGCCGCTGTCGTTCGAGCCGCGGGCCCTGCGCGCGGAGAAGATCAAGGTGCTCTCGGGCACCAGCGCGATCGGGCCGCTGAGCAAGACCACCGCGCGCGGCCAGTACGCGGGCGGCTGGCAGGGCGGCACCAAGGTGCCCGGCCTGCTGCAGGAAGAGGGTTTCGCGAAGGACTCGAAGACCGAGACCTACGCCGCGGTGACGCTCGAAGTGCAGAGCCGCCGGTGGGCCGGGGTGCCGTTCTACCTGCGCACCGGCAAGCGGCTCGGCCGCCGCGTCACCGAGATCGCCGTGGTGTTCAAGCGGGCGCCGCACCTGCCGTTCGATTCGACCTCGACCGAGGAGCTGGGGCAGAACGCCCTGGTCATCCGGGTGCAGCCGGACGAGGGCATCACGCTGCGGTTCGGCTCGAAGGTGCCGGGGACCACGATGGAGGTCCGCGACGTCACCATGGACTTCGGCTACGGGCACGCGTTCACCGAGTCCTCCCCCGAGGCCTACGAGCGCCTGATCCTCGACGTCCTGCTCGGCGAGCCGTCGCTGTTCCCGGTCAACGAAGAGGTCGAGCTCTCCTGGAAGATCCTCGACCCGGTGCTGGAGCACTGGGCCAAGGAGGGTTCGCCGGAGCAGTACCCGCCGGGCACCTGGGGCCCGCCGTCCGCCGACGAAATGCTGGAGCGCACCGGCCGCAAATGGAGGCGCCCGTGA